GCTGTATTGAAAAAAGAGTGCCAAAGCATCTCTACTTATCTCTTTTTCAAACTTTGGATGTTTATGAAAACTTTTTAGCTCACTAGAAAAAAGAAAAAGACCATCTTTGAAATAATAATTAAGTGGTTTTACTCCAGCTCTATCTCTAATAAAAAGTAATTTTTGTTTTTCTTTATCATAGATAACTATCGCAAACATGCCTATAAATTTAACAATAGCTTTCATTCCCCATTTGTGATAGGCTTTTAAAATTACTTCTGTATCAGAATTTGATTTAAAATGATAACCATATTTTTCTAAATCTTTGCGGATTTCTTTAAAATTATAGACTTCCCCATTATAAACAATTTCTAAATTTTGGAATTTCATAGGCTGATGACCATAAGATGATAAATCCAAAATAGAAAGTCGCCTATGGCCTAAGCCGATATTTGCATACTCATTTTCATAAAAACTATATCCACTATCATCCGGACCTCTATGATGAAGTACATCTGTCATTTTTGTTAAAGTTTGTCTGTCTGATTTTTTAGAAAAATCGCAAAAACCTGCTATGCCGCACATTTAAAAAGTCCTTCCAAGTTTGCCATTTAGTCCATCCCTTACAGCTCTTAGAATGAGTTTGAATCGTTTTGTGGCTATTTTTGGTACCAAAAAAATATGGATCAAGTAGTTGTACAATAAATTAATCGACATATTTACAAAATAAACATATTTATTTTCTATAAAATTCTTATCCAAAAATACATGGTTTCTCATTCCATAATATATTTTAAATTCACTTGCTGTTGGTTCGTAGTGGGGATTTTTGGCTTTTGTAGTTGTCCATGTCCAATCAATATCTTTTAGCTTACTTTCACTACAAAGATAAAGATTAAATCCAGAATTTGTCATCCTAAGTGTCCATTCATGGTCGTCAGCGTAAACAAAAAAAGCTTCATTTGGAAAGCCTATTTTTGCTATCACATCTTTAGCCAAAAATAAACCACCATAAGGAGCAACTTGATTCTTTAAAATTGGAAAATTACTATTATTACTATTATTGTTCTTATTACTACTATTATTTATTTTATCCAATACCCAATTTTTGATATGGAAATTTAAAAAACTGTTTGTTTTATAACCAATTGGCTTACCCTTAAATAAAGCCAACATATTATCCATTATAGACTCTCTAAATGAGATTAAAACATTGTTTTTATCTTCACCAAGATATTCATAAGCAAGCTGTAATTTTAAAAGAGCATTTTCAAAAGGTACATTATCATCATCCAAAAGCCAAATAAATTCGCATTGTTGGTCATTATAAGCCTCTTCAAGCCCTCTTTTAAATCCACCAGCTGAGCCATAATTATCATCAAGATAAAGCACTTTTATTTTATCCCTTCCCAACTCTAGCTCATAAGCTTTTAACTGCTCTCTACTTTGGGGTACTGAATTATTATCTACCACTATGACTTTTGCTACACCTTCAGCTAAAGCACTATCTATAACTTGCTTGACAAGGTGATAACGATTTCCGTATGTCACTGTTACTGCGAATGTTGTCATTTAATTATCTTTCTAATAAGTTTTTTAAAGAATAGCTTCATAAAATTAATATCATTAATATTTTTTAGTAGCTCAACAACAAAATCTCTCTTACTGTATATTCTAATACCAATAACCCTAGAAACTAAATTTTCATAATATATATCTTTTAAATTCTTCTTAATTGCATATTCTTTATCATTTTTTAAAAGCATTATTGAATCATAGTGTATATTTTTGCCTATCAATTTGCATGAATTACTATCATGCCATCTATAGAATGCAACAGGTTCATCAACATAGGCAAATTTATATTGTTTTGATAATTTGAGCCACATTTCCCAGTCCTCTATAGTGTTTCCATTTGTCCAAGCTCCAACTTTTCTTATTATATCAAGCTTAATAATATACGACATAGCAGGCAAGTAATTCCCTGCTATTAAAGTTTCGTATGAGCCAAATTTTTTTTCGTCCTTATAGTCAAAATCTCTTTCATTAGTGTAATAATCTAAAAAATTTTTATACCCATTCTCTTTTGTGGTGTATGTCCCTGTTTTTTTGTCTATATAAACTTCATTGCTGTTATTATCTATAAAAATGGCATTTCCAAAAGCTACAGCATAACTTTCATCTAATATTTCTAATTTTTCTACAAGCAAAGAAACTTTATTTTTTATCAAAACATCATCTGAGGCTATTACTGTGAAATATTTGCCTTTTGACCAATCAACAGCTTCATTTAAAGTAGCTGAAAGCCCCCTATTCTCTCTGTTCCTATACTCAAATCTAACAAATCTTTTTTCACATTTCTCAGCAAAGCTCATTATTACTTCGTGCGTATTATCTTTTGAGCCATCATTAATAATTATAAGTTCTATATTTTTATAGTCTTGGTCAATCACACTTTGAATACACTCTGCAATATATTTTTCGTGATTATAAGCTGGTATGCAAACACTCACCAACGGCAAACTTTCCTCTTTTTTCGCTTCATTTTCCATTCAAATACCCCCTCAAACTAAAATACAAAAAAATCAAATATATAAAATAGTTTATCATAAAAGCCATCGTAACACCTACAAGTCCATACATATTTACAAACAGCACTACAAACCCTACAAAACTCCATACAAAAAATATCTCACTAACTATAAATAATTTTGTCATCGCTTTTGCTACCATGATATATCCTAGTAGCCAAGCAGCTATTTTTATCACATCGCCGATAAGTTGGTACAAAAACAGATCTGCCATAGACAAAAATTCTTTTGTAAAAAGTATCTGTATAATAAAGTCTCTAAAAAGATATATCCCCAAAGCCATTACTGTAACTATAGGCATAACGATCTTATATCCATAAAGCAGTTCTCTTTTTAATTCTCTTTTATCTTTAATGCTTGAGAGTTTTGGAAGATAATATATGCTTAGAGTTGTAGTAATGAGCATAAGATAAGTCTCACTTATCCGCCAAATAGCCTGCCAGTATCCAGCTTCATCCCAACCGATATGCGTTCCTATATAATCTCTCACATACATATGAGATAATGGTATCATAGTAGCACTCACAAGCGACATGAGTGAATATTTGAGAAGTTTGTTTCTATACTCTTTATCCATACTTCCAAAAAACATAGAGAGCTTAAACCAGTTACTTTTTAGCACAAAAGCTAAAGTTACAAAAAACACTATAGATTGGGAGATGATTCCAGCAATTAAAGCACCATAAAGTTTATAACGGCTAACAAGTAAAATAGTTACAGCTAGTCCAAAAAACGAGCTCGTAATATTTAAGATAGTAAGTTTTTTTATCTCTTTTTGTCCATTTAGTATAGAGGTCAATAGCCCATTAAATACAAAAAAAATAATAGTAACTGCAAAAATAATAAAAATTGAACTATACTCAGTTGTATTTAAAAGCTTTAATGAGATAAAATCTGCTAAAAAGATAATTGCTATCGCCATTGGCATTATTAGCACGAGTGAAATTTTTAGAGCACTGCTCCAAATTTTTCTTTTTGTCTCATCATCTTCATAATGCTCAGCAGTATATTTCACTACGCCGCTATTTACCCCTGCACTTGCTATGCTACTCATCATGGCAATAAAATTTTGCATCTGCCCCATAAGGGCAAGACCCGATGGACCAATGTAAACCGCTACAACCTTTACACTCACGAATCCGGCTATTACTTTTATGGCAGTTGATATTGCTGAAAGAATTGATGTTTTAATTAAAGTCATTTATGATCTTAACAATCTTCATAGTATCTTCCAAACTCTGCACACCACTGATAGGCAAACTCAACACTTCTTTGTGTATTTGCTCACTTATAGGATAACTTTGACTATTCCATTCACTATAAGCTTTTTGTTTATGAGGAGGTATTGGATAATGGATAAGTGTTTGGATGCCATTTTCAAGCAAATATTTTTGCAATGCATCTCTATTTTTAGTTCTGATTACAAACAGGTGCCATACATGATTATTATTTGCTCTTACAATCGGTAAAATGATATTCTCATTTTTTATATTTTCAAGATAGTAGCTTGCTATCTCTCTTCGTTTTTGTATTTCTTCATCTAAGTATCTTAGCTTTACTCTAAGAAGTGCAGCTTGCATCTCATCAAGTCTGCTGTTTATCCCCTTATAAAGATTTTCATACTTTTTATGGCTTCCGTAATTACCCAATGCTCGAATAGCTTGTGCTAATTCATCATCATTAGTTGTTACTGCTCCACCATCACCTAAAGCTCCTAGATTTTTCCCTGGGTAAAAGCTAAATCCACTTGCATCCCCTAAATTTCCACTTCTTTTATCTCCAAAATATGCCCCGTGCGATTGAGCGGAGTCTTCTATGACTTTTAGGTTATATTTTTTTGCGATCTCATTTATCTTATCCATCTCACAAGTTTGACCATAAAGATGCACAGGCATTATAGCTTTTGTTCGTGAAGTAATTTTTTCTTCTATTTTTGACGGGTCAATAAGATATGTATCTAACTCTGGCTCAACCAAAACAGGTACTAAATTATTTAAAGAAATTGCCAATATTGTAGCTATATAGGTATTTGAAGGCACTATAACTTCATCGCCATCACTCATAATACCTAGTTCTTTATAAGCTCGAAGAATTAAAATAAGTGCATCTAAACCATTAGCAACCCCAATAGCATATTTTGTTCCACAATATTCTGCAAACTCCTTTTCAAACGCTTTACATTCATTACCTTGAATATACCAGCCGCTATCAATTACTCGTGTGCAGGCTGCGATAAGTTCTGCTCTGTATTGAGCGTTTAGTGCTTTTAAGTCTAAAAAAGGTATCATGTCTTCTCCCATATCTAAACACTTACTTACTTTTTAAGTATTTTGTAAACACATACTTAAAATTCAATCTAAATACTTTTCATTGTTTCATATTGTTTACATGCAGAACATATAAGTGTTTCATCACATTTACGACCACATTTACAAACATATCCTCGATGAGTTGCTGGATTACCATACCAAAGCTCTTGAGCTCCTACATCTTTTGTTACAACACTTCCAGCACCTATCATGGCATACTCTCCTATTGTAATTCCGCCTATAATAGTACTATTAGCCCCAATGGATGCACCTTTTTTGATTATAGTTCTTAAAAACTCTTTTGGATATTGTTTACTTCGTGGCAAAAAATCATTTGTAAAAGTTACATTTGGACCAATAAACACATTGTCTTCTAAAGTTATTCCGTCCCAAATTTGCACTCCACTTTTTATCGTTACATTATTACCTATAATTACATCATTTTCTATAAAAACACCTGCGTTTATATTACAGTTATTACCTATCTTTGCATTTGGCAATACAACGCAAAATTGCCAAATATTTGTATTTGGTCCAATATTTTTTGATTGTACATCTGCTAATTTATGAATCATTTTTAACTTCCTTTAAAAACTTATTATAATCTCTTATATAGTCATTTTCATCATAATGCTCACTTGCCAAAACTACTAAAACACAATCAGGACTAAAATCTTTCATCTCGCGCCAAATAAGACCTTCTATAAAGAGTCCTTTATTAGGTCTATCCAGCCTGATTTCTTCTCTTCTTTTTCCATCATCAAGCACAAAGGTGCAACTTCCCTTTACAGCAATACACACTTGTTTCAAATTAAGATGTGCATGAAACCCTCTTTCAACCCCCTTTTTTGTATCAAAAATATAATAGACTCTTTTGATATCAAATGGGATATCATACCCACCTTCAATAGCTATAAGCGAGCCTCTTTCGTCCCCTTTTATTTGAAAATCAATTAGCTTATAATCAGCCATTATTAACTCCATATTTATTTAAATACCACTCAACCGTTTTGACGATCCCTGTATCAAAATTCTCATCTGCCTTCCAGTCAAGCTCATTTTCAAGTTTTCGAGGAAACTTTTCACTTTGTGAAACCGCATTTGCTAGTTTTTTAACACCTATCACATATCTATCGTTTAAAGCTATCATTTTAACTCACTTTTATCAATATTTAAAATCCCACACACTTTATCAAAAACAGTCAAAGCAAACTCATAAAACTCTTTTGCATCTTACAAGCTTGCTTTGAGATTTGGGGTTGTTTTGAAAGTGGATTCCTCGAATAATTCCTTTTTGTGCAGAAAATGAGTGATTATCTTGAACAAATTCAATATCAATACCAAAATTTTTGAAGCGTTCTTTGTTGTAACTTTCGGTAAACCAGCCTCTATTGTCACCAAAATAACTGGTTTCAATTATCTTTACGCCTCTGAAAATAGTATCTGTTATATTCATATATTCCTACTTGATTCAATTATTTCAAAAATCTGAATTTAATAATGTATCTTACCTTCAGCTACTTTTTTTAGATATTCCCCATAGGGTGATTTTCCATATCTTTCTGACGCTGTTATCAATGTAGCTTTGTCTATCCAGCCGTTTTTATATGCTACCTCTTCGAGAGCCGCAATCTTTATCCCCTGCCTTTTTTCCAGTACTTTTACAAACTCAGATGCTTCAACTAAAGAATCGACTGTACCGGTGTCAAGCCAGGCGTATCCCCTGCCAAGAAGTCTTACCTGTAAGCTACCATCTTGAAGGTATAGTCTATTTAAATCGGTTATCTCAAGCTCGCCTCTTGCTGAAGGCTTTACCTGTTTGGCAAAGTTTACAACTCTGTTATCGTAAAAATATAGCCCGGTAATACAGTAATTTGATTTGGGATGTTTAGGTTTTTCCTCAACAGAAATAACATTGCCATGCTCATCAAACTCAACTACTCCAAATCTCTCCGGGTCGTTAACATAATATCCAAAAATTGTAGCAATACCTTTATCAGCATTTTTCACTGCTTCCTTTAAATGATTGGTAAGTCCACTTCCGTAAAAGATATTATCCCCTAAAATCATTGCACAATTATCATTGCCAATAAAATCTTCACCTATCAAAAATGCTTGAGCAAGGCCATCGGGGGACGGTTGTACAGCATATGACAAGCTTATACCAAATTGCTCTCCGCTACCCAATAATTTTTCAAAATTTGGCAAATCATGAGGAGTGGAAATGATTAAAATATCCTTTATACCCGCAAGCATCAATACAGAGAGCGGGTAATATATCATAGGCTTATCGTAGACTGGCAAAAGCTGTTTGCTTGTGACCATTGTAATTGGCCAAAGCCTTGTTCCACTGCCACCTGCTAAAATGATCCCTTTCATTTTAAACCTCCATGTTCTATATCTATCTGCTAACCATGTCCCCCATCCTGACCGGTAATCCCTGTAATTAAAGCAACCTTTTTCATTTATTATCGCCTCCAAATCTATAATTCAGAAAGATATTATGGACATCTGCACCTTCATTTTTTTACAATTTACAGTTCACCACTTACCTATCACTGATTTTTAGACACGCTACCGCCAATGCCATGCTATTGATAGTGGCCAAAAAAGGATACAAAAATACCCTCAATACATTTACTGTCATATTTAACTTTTATTGTGTGTATATTTTTTTATAACGCTAAAAAATACAAGCTAATCATCAAATGAAATTTAGTGACTATCACATATACTAAAAATTTTCAACAAGAAATTCTTTGCTGCCGTCATCCCATTTTTTGCATATTAAGTTTGGACTTGCTACTATAAAGTGGACAAAGAGTTAAGGAAATACTAAGTTAAAATAAAAAGTCAGGGTAAAAAATGGTTAAAAGAAGAGTTTAAGTTGGAAGTGGTAGCATTTTCAGATCCCGGTTTTCGATTCCCGTTCCCCGATTCACGGTTCACGTTTTCCGTTTCCACTATTTTATATTTTCTATCATTTCTTCAATCATCCAGACTGTGAATACTTTTATATCTGTCCTTAATTGAGGTTCTTTTCCGCCATAAATAAGTGCTCCACCATAAGGAGTATGCGGATAAATTTTAAAAAAATTCCTTATATTTTTAAAAAATTCATTTGCCACTGTTGCTCCGGCTTTCACTTCAATAGGGTATACATCCCTTCCCATTTCATAAATTATATCAATTTCATTGCCCTTACTATCGCGATAAAAATTTAAAGTACCAACGTTAGAACGTTGCAACGCTTTTACGTTCTAACTTTTTAACGTTCCATATTTATTACCTAAAATATTATCTATTTCATCAACGGATAAGATTTTATACTCTACTTCATACTCCTTGTACTGTGATAAAAGTTTCCTTGATTTTAAAATAAGATCATTTAAGTCAGCCTTTTCCGGGTTTAATTTTACTTCTACAATAAGCAACTTTTTATTGAAGTCATCTATTCCCACAATATCAATTTCATTTTTATTTCCACGCTCCCA
The Deferrivibrio essentukiensis DNA segment above includes these coding regions:
- a CDS encoding dTDP-4-dehydrorhamnose 3,5-epimerase family protein; translated protein: MNITDTIFRGVKIIETSYFGDNRGWFTESYNKERFKNFGIDIEFVQDNHSFSAQKGIIRGIHFQNNPKSQSKLVRCKRVL
- the rfbA gene encoding glucose-1-phosphate thymidylyltransferase RfbA, with amino-acid sequence MKGIILAGGSGTRLWPITMVTSKQLLPVYDKPMIYYPLSVLMLAGIKDILIISTPHDLPNFEKLLGSGEQFGISLSYAVQPSPDGLAQAFLIGEDFIGNDNCAMILGDNIFYGSGLTNHLKEAVKNADKGIATIFGYYVNDPERFGVVEFDEHGNVISVEEKPKHPKSNYCITGLYFYDNRVVNFAKQVKPSARGELEITDLNRLYLQDGSLQVRLLGRGYAWLDTGTVDSLVEASEFVKVLEKRQGIKIAALEEVAYKNGWIDKATLITASERYGKSPYGEYLKKVAEGKIHY
- a CDS encoding DUF4143 domain-containing protein, encoding MQRSNVGTLNFYRDSKGNEIDIIYEMGRDVYPIEVKAGATVANEFFKNIRNFFKIYPHTPYGGALIYGGKEPQLRTDIKVFTVWMIEEMIENIK
- a CDS encoding sugar 3,4-ketoisomerase, giving the protein MADYKLIDFQIKGDERGSLIAIEGGYDIPFDIKRVYYIFDTKKGVERGFHAHLNLKQVCIAVKGSCTFVLDDGKRREEIRLDRPNKGLFIEGLIWREMKDFSPDCVLVVLASEHYDENDYIRDYNKFLKEVKNDS
- a CDS encoding O-antigen translocase yields the protein MTLIKTSILSAISTAIKVIAGFVSVKVVAVYIGPSGLALMGQMQNFIAMMSSIASAGVNSGVVKYTAEHYEDDETKRKIWSSALKISLVLIMPMAIAIIFLADFISLKLLNTTEYSSIFIIFAVTIIFFVFNGLLTSILNGQKEIKKLTILNITSSFFGLAVTILLVSRYKLYGALIAGIISQSIVFFVTLAFVLKSNWFKLSMFFGSMDKEYRNKLLKYSLMSLVSATMIPLSHMYVRDYIGTHIGWDEAGYWQAIWRISETYLMLITTTLSIYYLPKLSSIKDKRELKRELLYGYKIVMPIVTVMALGIYLFRDFIIQILFTKEFLSMADLFLYQLIGDVIKIAAWLLGYIMVAKAMTKLFIVSEIFFVWSFVGFVVLFVNMYGLVGVTMAFMINYFIYLIFLYFSLRGYLNGK
- a CDS encoding glycosyltransferase, with amino-acid sequence MTTFAVTVTYGNRYHLVKQVIDSALAEGVAKVIVVDNNSVPQSREQLKAYELELGRDKIKVLYLDDNYGSAGGFKRGLEEAYNDQQCEFIWLLDDDNVPFENALLKLQLAYEYLGEDKNNVLISFRESIMDNMLALFKGKPIGYKTNSFLNFHIKNWVLDKINNSSNKNNNSNNSNFPILKNQVAPYGGLFLAKDVIAKIGFPNEAFFVYADDHEWTLRMTNSGFNLYLCSESKLKDIDWTWTTTKAKNPHYEPTASEFKIYYGMRNHVFLDKNFIENKYVYFVNMSINLLYNYLIHIFLVPKIATKRFKLILRAVRDGLNGKLGRTF
- a CDS encoding acyltransferase; this encodes MIHKLADVQSKNIGPNTNIWQFCVVLPNAKIGNNCNINAGVFIENDVIIGNNVTIKSGVQIWDGITLEDNVFIGPNVTFTNDFLPRSKQYPKEFLRTIIKKGASIGANSTIIGGITIGEYAMIGAGSVVTKDVGAQELWYGNPATHRGYVCKCGRKCDETLICSACKQYETMKSI
- a CDS encoding DegT/DnrJ/EryC1/StrS family aminotransferase, which produces MIPFLDLKALNAQYRAELIAACTRVIDSGWYIQGNECKAFEKEFAEYCGTKYAIGVANGLDALILILRAYKELGIMSDGDEVIVPSNTYIATILAISLNNLVPVLVEPELDTYLIDPSKIEEKITSRTKAIMPVHLYGQTCEMDKINEIAKKYNLKVIEDSAQSHGAYFGDKRSGNLGDASGFSFYPGKNLGALGDGGAVTTNDDELAQAIRALGNYGSHKKYENLYKGINSRLDEMQAALLRVKLRYLDEEIQKRREIASYYLENIKNENIILPIVRANNNHVWHLFVIRTKNRDALQKYLLENGIQTLIHYPIPPHKQKAYSEWNSQSYPISEQIHKEVLSLPISGVQSLEDTMKIVKIINDFN
- a CDS encoding glycosyltransferase family 2 protein; protein product: MENEAKKEESLPLVSVCIPAYNHEKYIAECIQSVIDQDYKNIELIIINDGSKDNTHEVIMSFAEKCEKRFVRFEYRNRENRGLSATLNEAVDWSKGKYFTVIASDDVLIKNKVSLLVEKLEILDESYAVAFGNAIFIDNNSNEVYIDKKTGTYTTKENGYKNFLDYYTNERDFDYKDEKKFGSYETLIAGNYLPAMSYIIKLDIIRKVGAWTNGNTIEDWEMWLKLSKQYKFAYVDEPVAFYRWHDSNSCKLIGKNIHYDSIMLLKNDKEYAIKKNLKDIYYENLVSRVIGIRIYSKRDFVVELLKNINDINFMKLFFKKLIRKIIK